The sequence CGGCTTTGGCGGGTTAATTGGTTTAAAAGAGTATGAAAGCCTCTATCGCTAAAAAAGGATTAAATGGCGTTTGAAGGCAAGAATTGGAAATAATCGGATCTACGTTATTTAATAGCTTAAGGTGGGAAGCAGATTATGAAATTGTTAAGTAAATTCACGTTGTCAATGATAGCTATCATGGGATTATTGGGCACCAACACAAGCATAGTGTTGGCTGCTGAAAAGCCAAGCGTTAGCATTATAAAAGATACGGCTAAAGCTGAAGTTATTCGCGCTAAGCGCAAAGGTGATATTGTTGAAATTGAGGTGCGCTTTAATACGTTGGTTGAACCATTTAGTGGTGCCAATATTTATGAAAAGCTCAATCGCGATCTAGTTTTTATCAGCAGTGGTGACCAAAAATGGCCGCTTGATGCCGCAGAAAATGCCGCGCCTCAAGATCTTAAATTGAACTTTAGTTATGATATGACAAAAACACCGCGTATTGGCCAGTGGAAAGGAAAATTTATAGCTCCGCCATCAAATGTCAATAAAATTAGCCTTCATATTGATGGCTTACCTGTGATTGAAAACGTTTCAATCAAATAGTTTATTGATATAAAAAACCCTGCATAAAAATTTATGCAGGGGTCTCAACTGTTTTATGATTTTAATAAATTATCGAACGTTGCTGCGAGCTTCTTCAAGTTCGCGGACAGCTTCGTCAAGCTTTTTGGTCTTCTTAGCAATTTTCTTGGCATCACCGCCCATTTTGGCGTCTTCTAGTTCTGCCTTGCGCTGAGCTACTTTGTGTTCCTTTTCAGCAACCTTTTGTAAATTGCTTGCACGACGACCTGCATCGGTGCAATGCTGGTTTACTTCACTTAAAGCCTTTTCTAGGCCTGCAATTTTATGGGTATGGCCATGTTGACGGGCATAATCAATTTGCTTCTGGATGTTTGCTTTTTCTATAGCACATTCGCCAGTGGCGCTTTGAGCGCTTGCAGCAGCAGGAACGAGTAAAAGCAACGAACAGCCAAGGATAAGTTTCTTAATCATAATAACTCCTTTTTGTATTATTTATAGCTTATATATAAGCCATATCGAAAGAATAATCCAATAGTATTTTTAATAAATTACCAATTTTAATTGAAGTTTAAAAACAAAATGAAAGATAATTTGAATATTTGTTCATTTTCCATTCATTTTACCATAATTTATCCAGTTATGATACAAGTATAGTTTGATTTATTCTTATTAGCTTTTTTGTTGATTAGTTTTTTTCTAATTGGCTGTTTTTATGATTCTCATAATTTATATATCAATTATGCCAGTATCTGGGTCTTAAAAAGATATTTTAAAATGCTGATAGGTTGTGCTAGTTTAACAAGATATCGAAAAAATATAAGTCAATCTAATGATATACTATAATAATACGTAACTGTATTATAATTTACTATTATTATATTTAATAGCTTTCCATGACGAAAACAAACTTTAGCTATAAGAATTAAATCATTAGAAACATCTTATTTGATGATTATGTAATATTATAAAAAGACAAAACCAATTCAAACTGCGATAACCTCGTCACTTATAATAGCATGATTGTTAGCTCTTTGCTATTGCTAGTGCTGTGATGAAGAAAAAGTGAATTGAGATCGCTACTTAGCTATGCATCTTCTCCACATAGGCAAAGCTGTTGCGTAGAGATGCAATCTTAACGTATTGATATAATCACCAGAGGCATTTAAACGAGACTTGAATATTAACCGCATTATTAATACGGAATGGTTGGCAACTTGCCCATTTGACCTTTACAATGCTGTCGATTGAGGTTTTCTTTTGTTTTTGCAGAAGGCAAGACGTTTTGTGATGTTTTTTGCCTATGAAGGTGTTAGTTGGTTGGCATTTAAAGCTATAATGCTTATTAGCTGCATAACTAACAGCCGCAATCAGGCAAAGTTTTGCAAATATAGAGATTGGGGCATAGACACTATTGCATCAAATGCCCCAATAAATTGCAATTAGTCTTGCACTTTTTTGACGAATTCAGACTTCAGTCCCATTTGACCAATGCCAGGAATTTTACAATCAATGTCGTGATCTCCATCAACAAGGCGAATATTTTTTACCTTGGTGCCAACTTTAACCACTGAAGACGATCCTTTAACTTTAAGGTCTTTGATAACACTTACAGTGTCGCCATCATTAAGCTCAGTACCATTGGCATCACGAACAACAATTTTATCGCCACTTTGGGTGGATGCATTCCACTCATTACCACATTCGGGGCAAATATAGTTGCTACCGTCTTCATAAGTATAGGTTGAATTGCATTGTGGGCATGCTGGAAGCTCACTCATCATATAGTCCTTATTTTCATTCCTAAAGGGATACATCATGGCTTAATGAAAAACTTTGATGTGTTTATATGGCTTGGTTGTTATCCAAACTCTTTATTCAAGAAATATTATTATAAGTTTTGAATTTTTCTAATTTTGAAAATACCCATACAAGAATTTTGCAAATTTTAACAGTAAAATTTTTAAATAGGTAAAACTCAACGCAATTTAAGGGCAAATAGGTTTTATCATTGCAGGTTACGCCTTTAGTGAGGTGCAGCTTTTGGTTTGACGCCTATAGCAAAGATAATTTTAAACTAATTGCCCTGCTTTAATGTTAAAACAACGGGCTGTCCTAGATAACTATAATAAATTCGCTTTTACTATTTGTTTTAAAATAGAAAATTGGATTTTGGGATCACTGTTATTAAAACGCCATTCACACTCTTTTAAAAATAGATGAAAATTCTCGCGCGGAATGCCGTTAAATTTTCTCAAATGTCGTTTTGCTTGGTTCCAAAAATTTTCAATTCCATTGATGTGGTTATGCTTATCCGCAAATAATTTGCTATGATTAATACGGTAATGTGTGAATTCGCTGACGTCAAGAACATCATAACTACGATAGGTATCAGTATAAACAATGCTATCTGGCTTGACATGCTCTTTGATAATAGGGATTAAAGTATTTTTTTGAGTATTGGCAACTTGAACGGTATAAACCTTACCATCACGTTTTAGAAGCCCAAATACG comes from Bartonella sp. HY038 and encodes:
- a CDS encoding DUF1090 domain-containing protein, encoding MIKKLILGCSLLLLVPAAASAQSATGECAIEKANIQKQIDYARQHGHTHKIAGLEKALSEVNQHCTDAGRRASNLQKVAEKEHKVAQRKAELEDAKMGGDAKKIAKKTKKLDEAVRELEEARSNVR
- a CDS encoding zinc ribbon domain-containing protein YjdM, with the protein product MSELPACPQCNSTYTYEDGSNYICPECGNEWNASTQSGDKIVVRDANGTELNDGDTVSVIKDLKVKGSSSVVKVGTKVKNIRLVDGDHDIDCKIPGIGQMGLKSEFVKKVQD